CTCTAGGTCAAACTCTTACTTATCTGTTGGCATGGGAATACCAAGATGTTCGTATGCCGCAGGTGTTACCACTCTGCCTCTAGGTGTCCTTTGAAGAAATCCAATCTGAAGCAGATAAGGCTCGTAGACATCTTCAATGGTCTGACTTTCTTCACCTATTGTTGCTGCAATCGTATCCAGTCCGACAGGCCCGCCCCGGAAGCTCACAACCATCGACTTCAGCATCTTATAATCTATATCGTCAAGTCCACGCGGATCAATTTGCAATCTTTTTAAAGCTTCCTCTGCCAAAGCAGAAGTAATGATTCCATCTCCCCGCACCATAGCAAAATCACGCACACGCTTCAGCAATCTGTTCGCAATTCGAGGCGTTCCTCTTGAACGAAGTGCAATCTCTTCGGCAGCATCGCCAACAATCTCAATACCGAGCAAATCCGCTGTACGAGATACAATGTAAGTCAGCTCGTCCACGGTATAGAACTCAAGACGACTGATTACTCCGAAACGATCTCGTAACGGTGCTGATAGCAGTCCTGCTCGTGTAGTAGCACCTACCAATGTAAACGGAGGAAGATCCAGTCGCACAGAACGCGCACTCGGTCCTTTTCCGATCATAATATCAAGAGCAAAATCCTCCATAGCCGGATACAGCACTTCTTCTACGGAACGATGCAATCGGTGAATTTCATCGATAAAGAGAACGTCCCCTTCCTGCAGATTGGTTAAGAGCGCAGCCAGATCACCCGGCCGTTCAATGGCAGGTCCTGAGGTTGTCCGAAGGTTAACACCCAGCTCATTCGCGATAATGTTGGATAATGTCGTTTTGCCAAGACCCGGAGGTCCGTACAATAGCACATGATCCAGCGCCTCGTTACGCATCTTGGCAGCTTCAATGTATACCTTCAGGTTCTCTTTGACCTGATCTTGCCCTATATACTCATTTAAATAGCGGGGACGCAGACTTAGCTCCACCGCGTGATCTTCCATCATCAGATTGGCGGATATAATCCGTTCATCCATATTTATCCCTCTATTCTGCTTCAAGCATTAACAAGCGGAGATATCCCGCTTTTTTTATCCAGTAAACAACATTTTGAGTGCCTTTTTCATCAAAAGATCTGCTGTATCCTCAGCAGTTGTCTCATTCTTCATCTTGAGCCATACCTTATCCAGCTCGCTGTCTGTATATCCAAGTGCCTTCAAGCCTTCACGTGCCTCTGACCAGTAGGAGCCATCGCCTTCTTCCGCCACATTCGGTGCGAATAGACCGGTAGCATACATGGCACCTCCAAATCCGTCAAGCTTGTCCTTCAGGTCAAGTATCATCCGCTGAGCCGTCTTTTTACCGATACCCGGCAGCTTCGTAAGAAACGTAATATTCTCCTGATGAATGGCCGCGATCAGCTGATCTGGTGTACCTCCAGTTAGGATGCCCAGTGCTACCCGCGGACCAATCCCGGAGACTTCAATTAATTTACGAAAAAGCTGCTGCTCCTCACGCGTAGAAAAACCGTATAACAGCATTGCGTCCTCTCTCACATGATGATGAGTATACACCGTTACAGCAGTTCCTTCCTGCTTAGCAAAAACAAAAGGGTTCGGGCAAAAAATCTGATAGCCGATTCCTTGAACATCGATGACCACATAATCATTTTCAATCATGACAACAGGCCCTTTAATATAATCTATCATTTTCTCGTAACCTCATTTAACTTCGAATTTAGTGTATAGGAATGGGCATGACATATAGCCACAGCCAAGGCATCTGCAACGTCGTCTGGTTTAGGGACGGTCTGCAGCTTGAGATACATTCGAACCATCTCCTGAACCTGCTTCTTCTCTGCCTTACCGTAGCCAACGATAGCCTGCTTAACCTGCATCGGTGTGTACTCAGCTATAGGCAGTCCCCTCTGCGTAGCCGCAAGCACCAGCACTCCCCTCGCCTGACTTACTGACATCGCTGTAGTTACATTTCGATTAAAAAACAATTTCTCCAGTGCAACTGCATCCGGCTTATATTTATCTATCAATTGGCACATTGCTTCATATACATGTAGTAGTCGTTCCTCATCAGGCGTGTGTGCCTCTGTCTGTATCGATCCGTATTGTACAGGTGTTAATTTGTTCCCTGTTTTATCCACGAAGCCAAACCCTACAATAGCTATCC
This sequence is a window from Paenibacillus urinalis. Protein-coding genes within it:
- the ruvA gene encoding Holliday junction branch migration protein RuvA; translation: MIDYIKGPVVMIENDYVVIDVQGIGYQIFCPNPFVFAKQEGTAVTVYTHHHVREDAMLLYGFSTREEQQLFRKLIEVSGIGPRVALGILTGGTPDQLIAAIHQENITFLTKLPGIGKKTAQRMILDLKDKLDGFGGAMYATGLFAPNVAEEGDGSYWSEAREGLKALGYTDSELDKVWLKMKNETTAEDTADLLMKKALKMLFTG
- the ruvB gene encoding Holliday junction branch migration DNA helicase RuvB is translated as MDERIISANLMMEDHAVELSLRPRYLNEYIGQDQVKENLKVYIEAAKMRNEALDHVLLYGPPGLGKTTLSNIIANELGVNLRTTSGPAIERPGDLAALLTNLQEGDVLFIDEIHRLHRSVEEVLYPAMEDFALDIMIGKGPSARSVRLDLPPFTLVGATTRAGLLSAPLRDRFGVISRLEFYTVDELTYIVSRTADLLGIEIVGDAAEEIALRSRGTPRIANRLLKRVRDFAMVRGDGIITSALAEEALKRLQIDPRGLDDIDYKMLKSMVVSFRGGPVGLDTIAATIGEESQTIEDVYEPYLLQIGFLQRTPRGRVVTPAAYEHLGIPMPTDK
- the ruvC gene encoding crossover junction endodeoxyribonuclease RuvC, with the protein product MRFLGIDPGIAIVGFGFVDKTGNKLTPVQYGSIQTEAHTPDEERLLHVYEAMCQLIDKYKPDAVALEKLFFNRNVTTAMSVSQARGVLVLAATQRGLPIAEYTPMQVKQAIVGYGKAEKKQVQEMVRMYLKLQTVPKPDDVADALAVAICHAHSYTLNSKLNEVTRK